A single region of the Lycium barbarum isolate Lr01 chromosome 2, ASM1917538v2, whole genome shotgun sequence genome encodes:
- the LOC132626025 gene encoding E3 ubiquitin-protein ligase SINAT2-like, producing MAPGGSNYQDIGDSRSAYSDYGIAPESAEFKNSPFRKSTAVIGGKHGAGSNSAVHELLECPVCMNPMYPPIHQCPNGHTLCVKCKSKVHVCPICRHELGNIRCLALEKIAESLELPCRYQIFGCQDIFTYHTRLRHEQNCRFRPYNCPYAGSECAVTGDIPYLVSHLKDDHKVDMHDGCTFNHRYVKSNPQEVENATWMLTVFNCFGHQFCLHFEAFNLGLAPVYMAFLRFMGDDDDAKRFSYSLEVGGFGRKLTWQGVPRSIRDSHKTVRDSLDGLIIQRSMALFFSGGDRKELKLKVAGRIWREPL from the exons ATGGCTCCCGGAGGCAGCAATTACCAGGATATTGGTGATTCCCGAAGTGCATATTCCGACTATGGTATTGCACCAGAAAGTGCTGAATTCAAAAACTCCCCTTTTAGAAAATCCACGGCTGTTATCGGTGGGAAGCATGGAGCGGGATCTAATAGTGCTGTTCATGAACTACTTGAATGCCCTGTGTGTATGAATCCAATGTACCCGCCAATTCACCAG TGTCCAAACGGCCACACATTATGCGTGAAGTGCAAGTCGAAAGTACATGTATGTCCAATTTGCCGCCATGAGCTTGGAAACATAAGATGTCTAGCACTGGAGAAAATTGCCGAGTCACTAGAATTGCCATGCCGATACCAAATTTTTGGCTGTCAAGATATATTCACTTATCATACTAGGCTTCGACATGAGCAGAACTGCAGATTTCGACCGTATAATTGCCCGTATGCAGGATCTGAATGCGCTGTTACTGGTGATATTCCGTACCTCGTTTCACACTTAAAAGATGATCACAAAGTTGACATGCATGATGGGTGTACCTTCAATCATCGTTATGTCAAATCTAATCCTCAAGAAGTTGAGAATGCTACATGGATGTTGACG GTTTTCAATTGTTTCGGTCACCAGTTTTGCCTGCACTTTGAGGCTTTCAACCTTGGATTGGCACCGGTATACATGGCATTCCTTCGTTTTATGGGCGATGACGATGATGCAAAAAGATTTAGTTATAGTCTTGAAGTAGGTGGATTTGGCAGAAAGTTAACATGGCAAGGAGTACCGAGGAGTATCCGTGATAGTCATAAAACTGTCCGAGACAGTTTAGACGGGCTGATTATTCAGAGGAGTATGGCGCTTTTCTTCTCTGGTGGTGACAGGAAGGAGCTGAAGCTAAAAGTAGCTGGGCGTATTTGGCGAGAGCCATTGTAA